From Rhodospirillaceae bacterium, a single genomic window includes:
- a CDS encoding cobalt transporter, producing the protein MVFRVFAAALAAGLLSAVLITALQSVTTMPLILEAETFEVAEPNHDHTTTTEHDHSQSEWMPAEGMERMLYTLLANFGAAVGFSLLLIVGLTFERVPVDGARGVIWGLAGFAVFTLSPALGLPPGVPGLAAPDEQAAQIWWIGTVVLSAAGLACLVYGKALVFKALGLALLALPHLWGAPPVIGGSLVPAEMAARFSALSIVLGGVFWVLIGYFSGIIFARLGDTSTKNQEI; encoded by the coding sequence ATGGTTTTTAGAGTATTTGCCGCGGCGTTAGCCGCCGGCTTGCTTTCAGCTGTCCTGATCACGGCGTTGCAGTCGGTGACGACGATGCCCCTGATCCTTGAGGCTGAAACATTTGAAGTTGCAGAGCCCAATCACGATCACACCACCACGACAGAACACGACCATTCGCAAAGCGAGTGGATGCCGGCAGAAGGCATGGAGCGGATGCTCTATACCCTGTTGGCGAATTTTGGCGCCGCCGTCGGTTTTTCGTTGTTGCTGATCGTCGGGCTGACTTTTGAAAGGGTTCCGGTGGACGGCGCGCGCGGGGTCATCTGGGGACTTGCGGGTTTTGCCGTCTTTACCCTGAGTCCGGCCCTGGGGTTGCCGCCGGGGGTTCCCGGTCTGGCCGCACCTGATGAGCAGGCAGCGCAGATCTGGTGGATTGGCACGGTCGTCCTCAGTGCCGCCGGGCTTGCCTGTCTGGTTTATGGAAAAGCCCTTGTTTTTAAGGCATTAGGGCTTGCTCTTTTGGCCCTGCCACATCTTTGGGGGGCTCCCCCTGTGATCGGTGGGAGCTTGGTGCCAGCCGAAATGGCTGCCCGTTTCAGCGCCCTGTCGATTGTTCTGGGCGGCGTCTTCTGGGTTTTGATCGGTTAT
- a CDS encoding CbtB-domain containing protein: MQTKTTAAPAVTVVIDETVKARVLALIFGAVILFSVGFAYSTPVHNAAHDTRHTLAFPCH, translated from the coding sequence ATGCAGACAAAAACCACCGCGGCTCCCGCCGTAACAGTCGTCATCGACGAAACCGTCAAGGCCCGTGTCCTTGCTCTTATTTTTGGCGCTGTTATTCTATTTAGTGTCGGGTTCGCCTATTCGACCCCGGTCCATAATGCGGCCCATGATACCCGTCACACCCTGGCCTTTCCCTGCCACTAA
- a CDS encoding CoA transferase, protein MTDKPPQSNGGALSDLRVLDLTRILAGPTSTQLLGDLGADIIKIERPGAGDDTRKWGPPYIKDKSGGDTDESAYYLSSNRNKRSVGVDLGRHEGQQLVRRLIGQCDILVENFKVGGLAKFGLSYDDLKDEFPGLIFCSITGFGQTGPYAPRAGYDYLAQGLGGIMSITGEPDGPPMKVGVGISDIMCGMYAAVSILAAVRHRDLTGKGQYIDLALLDTQVAWLANEGLNYLTSGIVPQRRGSAHPNIVPYQLFETADDPLILAVGNDAQFSRFCGFAGIAEDPHFKTNSARIANREALIAIIKPVIKTKPRQYWMDGLEAIGVPASPVNDIAQVFDDPQIKERQMKISVPHETAAAGTVDLIGNPINLSETPVSYRHAPPTLGQHTDEVLGELLGLSEKQLKALRDDGLIA, encoded by the coding sequence ATGACTGATAAACCTCCCCAATCAAACGGTGGTGCGCTTTCCGACCTTCGGGTTCTTGATCTGACACGCATTCTGGCCGGTCCGACCAGCACCCAGCTGCTGGGCGATCTGGGCGCCGACATCATCAAGATCGAACGTCCCGGCGCCGGTGATGACACCCGTAAATGGGGACCTCCTTATATCAAGGATAAAAGCGGCGGCGATACCGACGAGAGCGCCTATTATTTAAGCTCCAACCGTAACAAACGCTCGGTCGGTGTTGACCTGGGCAGGCACGAAGGCCAGCAACTGGTGCGTCGCCTGATTGGCCAGTGCGACATTCTGGTCGAAAACTTTAAAGTCGGTGGATTGGCCAAATTCGGTCTTTCTTATGATGATTTGAAGGACGAATTCCCCGGCCTGATATTTTGCTCGATCACCGGTTTTGGCCAAACCGGTCCCTACGCACCGCGCGCCGGTTACGATTATCTGGCGCAAGGGTTGGGCGGCATTATGAGCATTACCGGCGAGCCTGACGGGCCGCCCATGAAAGTCGGGGTCGGCATTTCCGATATCATGTGCGGCATGTACGCCGCCGTTTCCATCCTTGCCGCCGTTCGCCATCGCGACCTGACCGGCAAAGGCCAGTATATTGATCTGGCCCTGCTCGACACCCAGGTCGCGTGGCTGGCCAATGAAGGGCTGAATTATCTGACATCGGGAATCGTCCCCCAGCGTCGTGGTAGCGCTCATCCCAATATCGTGCCCTATCAGTTGTTTGAAACCGCCGACGATCCGTTGATTCTGGCGGTCGGAAACGACGCCCAGTTCAGCCGGTTCTGCGGGTTCGCAGGTATTGCCGAAGATCCTCACTTCAAGACAAATTCGGCCCGCATCGCCAACCGCGAGGCGCTGATTGCGATCATCAAACCGGTCATCAAAACCAAGCCACGCCAGTATTGGATGGACGGACTGGAAGCCATTGGTGTTCCAGCCAGTCCGGTCAATGACATCGCCCAGGTCTTCGATGATCCGCAGATCAAAGAGCGGCAGATGAAAATTTCGGTGCCACACGAAACAGCCGCTGCTGGCACCGTCGATTTAATCGGCAATCCGATCAATCTGTCCGAAACACCGGTCAGCTACCGGCACGCACCGCCGACATTGGGCCAGCATACGGATGAGGTGCTGGGGGAATTGCTGGGTTTAAGCGAAAAGCAACTGAAGGCTTTGCGTGACGACGGCCTGATAGCCTAG
- a CDS encoding radical SAM protein yields MPDTVMNTPASLDPGKFINPDITAKGDKRAVVALTHLKTLWFNTGSLCNIACQNCYMDSTPTNDSLAYLSVADVENYLQEIEQENLPVEEIAFTGGEPFMNKALIPMLRMSLDKGYRVLVLTNAMKPLHHRFDDLLDLKGRFDDKLAIRVSIDHYSRDKHEAIRGENTWTPMLRGLKWLAENAFNMTIAGRTCWNEGDGMARASYAALFKAQNIPVNASDPSALVLFPEMDNTLDVPEITTHCWDILGVAPETMMCATSRMVIKRKGGVGPLVVPCTLLPYDPTFELGQDLGGSSKTVQLNHPHCARFCVLGGASCSG; encoded by the coding sequence ATGCCCGATACTGTCATGAATACCCCTGCCAGCCTTGATCCGGGCAAGTTCATAAACCCTGATATTACGGCAAAAGGCGACAAGCGCGCCGTCGTCGCCCTGACCCATCTGAAAACCCTGTGGTTCAATACGGGCAGTCTGTGCAATATCGCCTGCCAGAATTGTTATATGGACTCGACCCCGACAAATGATTCCCTGGCCTATCTTTCGGTCGCCGATGTCGAGAATTACCTGCAGGAAATCGAGCAGGAAAATCTGCCCGTCGAGGAAATCGCCTTTACCGGCGGCGAGCCTTTCATGAACAAGGCGCTGATCCCTATGCTCAGGATGTCCCTTGATAAGGGCTACCGTGTGCTGGTGCTGACCAACGCCATGAAGCCCCTGCATCATCGTTTCGACGATCTGCTGGACCTCAAAGGGCGATTTGACGACAAGCTGGCGATCCGTGTTTCCATCGACCACTACAGCCGGGACAAGCACGAAGCCATTCGTGGGGAAAATACCTGGACGCCCATGCTGAGGGGTCTTAAATGGCTGGCCGAAAACGCCTTTAATATGACCATTGCCGGACGCACCTGCTGGAACGAAGGCGACGGTATGGCCCGGGCCAGCTACGCCGCCCTTTTCAAAGCCCAAAACATTCCGGTAAACGCCAGTGATCCGTCAGCTCTTGTGTTATTCCCTGAAATGGACAACACCCTGGACGTTCCCGAAATCACCACCCACTGCTGGGATATTCTGGGCGTTGCCCCCGAAACCATGATGTGCGCGACCTCTCGTATGGTTATCAAACGCAAGGGCGGGGTGGGACCGCTGGTCGTTCCCTGTACCCTGCTTCCCTATGATCCGACATTCGAGCTTGGTCAGGACCTTGGCGGCTCATCAAAAACCGTGCAGTTGAACCATCCCCACTGCGCCCGCTTTTGTGTTCTCGGCGGCGCCTCGTGCAGTGGCTGA
- a CDS encoding metallophosphoesterase gives MADTAVQDLGCFDTPVLVFGGPYSNLQATTALLKEARSRGIAPENIICTGDVVAYCGDANETVDVIRTAGIHVVMGNCEESLGLNMADCGCGFEEGSACDLLSVKWFAHANNSLDDDAKKWMAALPRRLTFSMNGRRMTVIHGSADEISRFIFSSTPLEDKRRQIDELGVDGVIGGHCGLPFNTDVDGRIWHNPGVIGMPANDATARTWFSILSPTPAGIDFTAHALNYDHQGAAQSMGRANLPQAYAETLTSGLWPNMDVLPAPERALKGKALAADCYFWSKD, from the coding sequence GTGGCTGACACGGCTGTTCAGGATCTAGGCTGCTTTGATACGCCGGTACTGGTTTTCGGCGGCCCTTACAGCAATCTACAGGCAACCACGGCCCTGCTTAAGGAAGCGCGATCCCGCGGCATCGCCCCTGAAAACATCATCTGCACCGGCGATGTGGTCGCTTACTGCGGGGATGCCAACGAGACCGTTGATGTCATCCGCACGGCGGGTATTCACGTTGTCATGGGTAACTGTGAAGAATCACTGGGACTCAACATGGCTGATTGCGGTTGCGGTTTTGAAGAAGGCAGCGCTTGCGATCTGCTGTCCGTAAAGTGGTTTGCCCACGCCAACAACAGCCTCGATGATGACGCCAAAAAGTGGATGGCGGCCCTGCCCCGGCGTTTAACCTTTTCCATGAACGGCCGCCGTATGACCGTTATCCACGGCAGCGCAGATGAAATCAGCCGTTTTATTTTCAGCTCCACACCGCTTGAAGACAAGCGTCGCCAGATTGATGAGTTGGGCGTCGATGGTGTTATTGGCGGCCATTGCGGTTTGCCGTTCAACACGGATGTGGATGGGCGCATCTGGCACAATCCCGGCGTTATCGGTATGCCTGCCAACGACGCCACAGCGCGGACATGGTTCTCGATCCTGAGCCCAACCCCTGCTGGCATCGACTTTACCGCCCATGCCCTTAACTATGATCACCAGGGGGCGGCGCAAAGTATGGGCCGGGCGAACCTGCCCCAGGCCTACGCCGAAACCCTCACCAGTGGCCTGTGGCCAAACATGGATGTCCTGCCCGCGCCCGAACGGGCCCTGAAAGGCAAAGCCCTGGCGGCGGACTGTTATTTCTGGTCAAAAGACTAG
- the apaG gene encoding Co2+/Mg2+ efflux protein ApaG produces the protein MTGAYARTTREITVSVDPIFLDDESDPDTGLFFWAYHVIIRNNGEETVKVVSRHWRITNAQGALQEVRGEGVVGEQPVLGPGDAFEYTSGTPLSTPSGIMGGSYQVTSSGGDAFEIDIPTFSLDSPYEGRTVN, from the coding sequence TTGACCGGCGCATACGCCCGGACCACCAGAGAGATTACCGTCAGTGTCGATCCGATCTTCCTTGATGATGAGTCTGATCCCGATACAGGTCTCTTTTTCTGGGCCTATCACGTTATCATCAGAAACAACGGCGAGGAGACTGTAAAAGTCGTCTCACGCCACTGGCGCATCACCAACGCCCAGGGAGCCCTGCAAGAAGTTCGCGGCGAGGGCGTTGTCGGCGAACAACCGGTTCTTGGCCCCGGAGACGCATTTGAATACACCAGCGGCACCCCTTTATCGACACCCTCGGGAATCATGGGTGGCAGTTATCAGGTAACATCAAGTGGCGGTGACGCTTTCGAGATCGACATACCGACATTCTCGCTGGACAGCCCCTATGAAGGCCGAACGGTAAATTAG
- the folE gene encoding GTP cyclohydrolase I FolE, whose translation MSSNEKLSLIKDADARPSRDEAEDAVRTLLRWAGDDPSREGLLDTPARVVRSYEEFFAGYDVDPTELLKRTFEETDGYDEMVLLKDIRFESHCEHHMAPIIGKVHIAYLPKSRVIGISKLARLVELYAKRLTIQEKMTSQIANALNDILQPEGVAVVIEAAHQCMTTRGVHKPGVSMVTSRMLGAFRDNPSTRREFLSMVGTPTTGEGGLV comes from the coding sequence ATGAGCAGCAACGAAAAACTCAGTCTGATTAAAGACGCCGATGCCCGGCCAAGCCGTGATGAGGCAGAAGACGCCGTGCGCACGCTTTTACGCTGGGCCGGGGACGACCCGTCACGTGAAGGGCTGCTTGATACCCCCGCCAGGGTTGTCCGTTCCTACGAGGAGTTTTTTGCAGGCTACGACGTTGACCCCACAGAGTTGCTCAAACGCACTTTCGAGGAAACCGACGGCTACGACGAGATGGTGCTTCTGAAGGATATCCGTTTTGAATCCCATTGCGAACACCACATGGCCCCGATTATCGGCAAGGTTCATATCGCCTACCTGCCTAAATCCCGGGTCATTGGCATCTCAAAACTGGCCCGGCTGGTTGAATTGTACGCCAAGCGTTTGACCATTCAGGAAAAAATGACGTCGCAAATCGCCAATGCCTTAAACGATATATTGCAACCCGAAGGGGTCGCCGTGGTCATTGAAGCGGCCCACCAGTGCATGACAACGCGGGGTGTTCATAAGCCCGGCGTTTCCATGGTCACCTCTAGAATGCTTGGTGCATTCCGTGACAATCCTTCAACCCGTCGCGAGTTCCTGTCCATGGTCGGCACCCCGACCACCGGCGAAGGCGGGCTGGTTTAA